One window from the genome of Rufibacter tibetensis encodes:
- a CDS encoding cytochrome c oxidase subunit 3: MKSENQNKIGAGQMSSFEKIEKVPPLKMLLYVSMAGMGMLFLMLTVMFLYKSGVETTTSDFNLPKLFSVSTVLILVSGFFMQQVPTFYAQDDLVSMKKRLVWSLLLGVAFAFAQIVAWYEMAEARVFFDGHPSGTFLYLLSALHLLHIAGGLAFASYLFLKVNRASSDPIRSLVFNRDPYRLMQVQMLRTYWHFLDALWIVLYFIFLFTL, encoded by the coding sequence ATGAAATCAGAAAATCAAAATAAGATAGGGGCTGGGCAAATGTCCAGCTTTGAGAAGATAGAGAAGGTGCCACCGCTCAAAATGCTGCTGTATGTAAGTATGGCTGGCATGGGCATGTTGTTTTTGATGTTAACGGTCATGTTTCTGTACAAGTCAGGCGTGGAGACCACCACTTCTGATTTCAATTTACCTAAGCTTTTCTCCGTAAGCACCGTGCTGATTCTAGTAAGTGGCTTCTTTATGCAGCAGGTGCCCACGTTTTATGCCCAGGATGACCTGGTGAGCATGAAGAAACGTCTGGTGTGGTCGCTCCTCTTAGGAGTGGCTTTTGCTTTTGCGCAGATTGTTGCTTGGTATGAAATGGCCGAAGCAAGGGTGTTCTTTGATGGGCACCCTTCGGGCACGTTCCTGTACCTTTTATCAGCGTTGCATTTGCTGCACATTGCGGGTGGTTTGGCTTTCGCCTCTTACCTTTTCCTGAAGGTGAACCGGGCATCCTCAGATCCAATTCGTTCGCTAGTGTTTAACCGTGATCCTTACCGCCTCATGCAGGTACAGATGCTTCGGACCTACTGGCACTTCCTGGATGCCCTTTGGATTGTTCTTTACTTTATCTTCCTCTTCACGCTGTAA